Proteins encoded together in one Pyxidicoccus trucidator window:
- a CDS encoding serine/threonine-protein kinase: MSPHRPGGAPDSDIPEVTLTLGPAAPGGVDSARPTSGLTVDSIRTGPAVASPPPGRVLAERYTVLDVLGHGGMGLVLSAYDARLNRRVAVKLLRPIWSLDDSDAAQVRLLREAQAMARLNHPNVVHVYDSGRLEDDSVFIAMEYVEGQTLQQWLKQRPRTWREVLRAFLDAGRGLTAAHAAGLVHRDFKPDNVLVGADGRVRVTDFGLAQAAHGLTSEPEGPEPLERSQPRTWLEPLTESGKVLGTPRYMAPEQLQGRAVDARSDLYGFCVALYEALYGTRPFAGDTFGAILEARLDERILPPPTQSEVPAWVARAVLRGLKADPLQRPGSMRELLLELENDPEQRRRALLRAGALASGVALLGVAAIWGWVRQEAPVSACVGMEERLAGVWDARLRARLETAMVGPGQAREKDAFERVSRMLSAYSEEWVKQRTEACELARQDGAAQPQRLAALREYCLERRRGQLGALTELLAREPDPKLVDKAAPAVQSLPLLSDCSDTRLLTAVVPPPEDPAVRARVEAFQPLEDRLEALHRAGRFKEGLAFAEELRPRLATLGYAPAQGQTLFWHAMHLDGDGDYKGAEALLREVLVLAARGRDALLEARAWSFLVTEVGARQARYAEALWLELPLMASAERLGDEQQLAQALETLGNVRWMKGDHALALGHYERALALMEKAPNPESVNLTSLLNSLGNVLMDQGRYAEARGHFERTLALKQKLFGAEHPSVAVTLNNLGIVHEELGEYAQAQALYERSLTMRQKLLGPDHPMVASSLANLGDVLLARGHLEAALAHHERALALRQETLGSQHPSVASSHTSLGEVRAALGQDARAREELALALALHEKVEDGDPTDAAHVSALLGQTLVRLGRWDEALQHLQRARATGEQLQTTAPRLLAQALLGLGELHLSRNQPALAVPLLERSLTHIPFRARAEARWALARALWEANTDRARALDLATQARDHYGNIGQERKHAQVSKWLLSHSSPLAAEIR; the protein is encoded by the coding sequence ATGAGTCCTCACCGGCCCGGGGGGGCGCCCGACTCCGACATTCCAGAGGTGACGCTTACCCTGGGGCCCGCCGCCCCGGGCGGGGTGGACTCCGCGCGGCCGACCTCGGGACTGACGGTGGACTCCATCCGCACGGGGCCTGCCGTCGCCTCGCCGCCTCCGGGGCGGGTGTTGGCGGAGCGCTACACGGTGCTCGACGTGCTGGGGCACGGCGGCATGGGGCTCGTCCTCTCCGCGTATGACGCGCGGCTGAACCGGCGCGTGGCCGTCAAGCTGCTGCGCCCCATCTGGAGCCTCGACGACAGCGACGCCGCCCAGGTGCGCCTGCTCCGCGAGGCGCAGGCGATGGCGCGCCTCAACCACCCCAACGTGGTGCACGTCTACGACTCGGGGCGACTGGAGGACGACTCCGTCTTCATCGCCATGGAGTACGTGGAGGGGCAGACGCTGCAGCAGTGGCTCAAGCAGCGGCCCCGCACGTGGCGCGAGGTGCTGCGCGCCTTCCTGGACGCGGGCCGGGGCCTGACGGCGGCGCATGCGGCGGGGCTCGTCCACCGCGACTTCAAGCCGGACAACGTGCTGGTCGGCGCGGACGGACGCGTCCGGGTGACGGACTTCGGGCTGGCGCAGGCCGCGCACGGCCTCACCTCGGAGCCCGAGGGTCCCGAGCCCCTGGAGCGCTCGCAGCCGCGGACGTGGCTGGAGCCCCTCACCGAGTCCGGCAAGGTGCTGGGCACGCCGCGCTACATGGCCCCCGAGCAACTCCAGGGCCGCGCCGTCGACGCGCGCAGTGACTTGTACGGCTTCTGCGTGGCGCTCTACGAGGCCCTCTACGGCACGAGGCCCTTCGCGGGCGACACCTTCGGCGCCATCCTCGAGGCGCGGCTCGACGAGCGCATCCTCCCCCCTCCAACGCAGAGCGAGGTGCCCGCCTGGGTGGCGCGGGCCGTCCTGCGAGGGCTGAAGGCCGACCCGCTCCAGCGCCCGGGCTCCATGCGCGAGCTGCTGCTGGAGCTGGAGAACGACCCGGAGCAGCGGCGGCGGGCGCTGCTGCGCGCCGGGGCGCTCGCAAGCGGCGTGGCCCTGCTGGGCGTGGCCGCCATCTGGGGCTGGGTGCGCCAGGAGGCCCCGGTCTCCGCCTGCGTCGGCATGGAGGAACGGCTGGCGGGCGTCTGGGATGCGCGGCTCCGGGCGCGGCTGGAGACGGCCATGGTCGGCCCGGGGCAGGCGCGGGAGAAGGACGCCTTCGAGCGCGTGTCGCGGATGCTGAGCGCGTACTCGGAGGAGTGGGTGAAGCAGCGGACCGAGGCGTGTGAGCTGGCGCGGCAGGACGGCGCGGCGCAGCCCCAGCGGCTGGCGGCCCTGCGGGAGTACTGCCTGGAGCGGCGGCGCGGCCAGCTCGGCGCGCTCACGGAGCTACTCGCGCGCGAGCCGGACCCGAAGCTGGTGGACAAGGCGGCGCCGGCCGTTCAGTCGCTGCCGCTCCTGAGTGACTGCTCGGACACGCGCCTGCTCACCGCCGTGGTGCCGCCTCCCGAGGACCCGGCGGTGCGGGCCCGCGTCGAGGCCTTCCAGCCCCTGGAGGACCGGCTGGAGGCGCTCCACCGCGCCGGCCGCTTCAAGGAAGGCCTGGCCTTCGCCGAGGAGCTGCGGCCCCGGCTCGCGACGCTGGGCTACGCCCCGGCCCAGGGGCAGACGCTCTTCTGGCACGCCATGCACCTGGACGGCGACGGCGACTACAAGGGCGCCGAGGCCCTGCTGCGCGAGGTGCTGGTGCTGGCGGCGCGCGGCCGGGACGCCTTGCTGGAAGCGCGCGCGTGGAGCTTCCTCGTCACCGAGGTGGGCGCGCGGCAGGCCCGCTACGCGGAAGCGCTGTGGCTGGAGCTGCCGCTGATGGCCTCCGCCGAGCGCCTCGGTGACGAGCAGCAGCTCGCCCAGGCGCTGGAGACGCTGGGCAACGTGCGCTGGATGAAGGGCGACCATGCCCTGGCCCTCGGGCACTACGAGCGCGCGCTGGCCCTCATGGAGAAGGCTCCGAATCCGGAGAGCGTCAACCTCACGAGCCTGCTCAACAGCCTCGGCAACGTGCTCATGGACCAGGGGCGGTACGCCGAGGCCCGGGGGCACTTCGAGCGCACCCTGGCGCTGAAGCAGAAGCTGTTCGGCGCCGAGCACCCGTCCGTCGCCGTGACGCTCAACAACCTGGGCATCGTCCACGAGGAGCTGGGCGAGTACGCGCAGGCCCAGGCGCTGTACGAGCGCTCCCTCACCATGCGCCAGAAGCTGCTCGGGCCCGATCACCCCATGGTGGCGTCCTCGCTCGCCAACCTGGGCGACGTCCTGCTCGCCCGGGGACACCTGGAAGCGGCGCTGGCGCACCATGAGCGCGCGCTCGCGCTGAGGCAGGAGACGCTGGGCTCGCAGCACCCCAGCGTCGCCAGCTCACACACCAGCCTCGGCGAGGTGCGGGCCGCCCTCGGCCAGGATGCACGGGCGAGGGAGGAGCTCGCCCTCGCCCTGGCGCTGCACGAGAAGGTGGAGGACGGCGACCCCACCGACGCCGCCCACGTGTCCGCGCTGCTGGGCCAGACGCTGGTGCGGCTGGGACGGTGGGACGAAGCCCTCCAGCACCTCCAGCGGGCCCGGGCCACCGGGGAGCAGCTCCAGACCACAGCCCCCAGGCTCCTCGCCCAGGCGCTGCTCGGCTTGGGCGAGCTGCACCTCTCCCGCAACCAGCCCGCCCTGGCCGTGCCGCTCCTCGAGCGCTCGCTCACGCACATCCCCTTCCGCGCCCGCGCCGAGGCCCGGTGGGCCCTGGCCCGGGCACTCTGGGAGGCGAACACCGACCGGGCTCGCGCCCTGGACCTGGCCACCCAGGCCCGCGACCATTACGGAAATATTGGC